A DNA window from Aspergillus nidulans FGSC A4 chromosome V contains the following coding sequences:
- a CDS encoding import motor complex subunit PAM16 (transcript_id=CADANIAT00003372) encodes MAHRIVTQVVVTGARVFGRAFAEAYKQASAASKYQQKTGKSAGGSSSSGITLDEACKILNVKPPQAGETNLEQVMERFKKLFDLNDPQKGGSFYLQSKILRARERIEAEVREAERKAAHEKELKEGWKPKVYKDR; translated from the exons ATG GCCCACCGCATCGTAACCCAAGTCGTCGTGACCGGCGCCCGTGTCTTCGGTCGCGCCTTCGCCGAAGCATACAAGCAAGCCTCTGCGGCCTCGAAATATCAACAGAAGACCGGAAAATCTGCCGGTGGTTCGTCCTCCTCCGGCATCACACTCGATGAGGCATGCAAGATCCTGAACGTTAAGCCCCCACAAGCCGGCGAAACAAATCTGGAACAAGTGATGGAGCGGTTCAAGAAACTTTTTGACTTGAACGATCCACAGAAGGGAGGCAGTTTCTACCTGCAGAGCAAAATTCTCAGGGCGCGCGAGCGGATAGAGGCAGAGGTTAGGGAGGCAGAGAGGAAAGCGGCACATGAGAAAGAGTTGAAAGAAGGGTGGAAGCCGAAGGTCTACAAAGATCGGTGA